From the genome of Setaria viridis chromosome 1, Setaria_viridis_v4.0, whole genome shotgun sequence:
AGTGGGTGAAGCTCACAAGCTGCCATTAGCGCAGGCCTGGGTGAGATGCAAGCGTTGCAGCTCCAGCACGGACGACCACGCCTCCCTGACGGCGGCCGGCACGCCGTTCTACCTCGCCGACGCAGATCAAAGGCTTCTTGGCTTCCGCGAGGACTGCGTCGAGCACCACCTGCGTCCCGGTCGCGGCGGGGTCGTCGAGgaagccgccgcggcgcgcgggcccCGCTTCTGCGCCGACGTCACCAAGTACTCCATGGACGTGTACCCGCTCGCGCACCACGCGCGCTTCTGCGGCCTCGCCGGCTGCCTCGCCGTCTGCGTGCAGCTGCGCCGCGATGGCGACGACGCGTCCATGGATGACAGCAGCCGGGAAGGGTGCGTGCTGGAGTTCTTCCTCCCGCTGGACTGCAGAGACGGCACAGagcagaaggcggcggcggacgccatCGCGGCCACCATCACGGAACACTTTGGCAATGGCCATCTGAAGGCGACTGTGATAAGTGGGTTGGAGGATTTGTCTTTTGAGATCGATGCAGATGGTGATTGCGTGCTCCGACCTGATCCTGTGATCATGGCTGATGCCCCTGAGTTTGAGCTGAACGATCATGGAGGAGATGAGAGGGATTCAGATGAGGAGGGTCTACATCTGGCAGCTGCTGTGGGTACTGCTGACATTGAAGCACCCAAGATGAACAGTGGTGATCAAAATGGAGGCGAGGATCCAAGATCACAAGTTGgcgagaagaaaaagaagaccaAAAGAAAGAATGAAAAAACTGTCAGTTTGGAGGTACTGCAACGGTACTTCTCAGGGAGCCTGAAAGATGCCGCGAGGAGCCTTGGTGGTAAGGCAATTCTTGTCTCAAGAACAGCTATGAATTCCTCGACTATTTAAGCGCAAACATGCATTGTCATGAACATTAACATGAACATTGTTTATGACTGAATGTTGGATCATGAGTCAGGTACTCAGGTAACATGTCTCTGTTCTTGTGCAGTTTGTCCGACAACAATGAAGCGCATCTGCAGGCAGCACGGCATCTCCAGATGGCCATTCCGCAAGATCGCCAAGGCGAACCGTTCTCTTGACAAGATCAAGCGCGTCTTTGAGTCGGTGCCAGGCTCATCAAACCCCATGGCTGCTTCTACTCCTGCTGCCACTGCTTCTCACCAAGCTCCAGCTGTGGCTACTGCTCGTGGTGATCATGCCCTGCCATGCCTATCAAGTGCTCTGGGAGTGGCCTCCTCCCAAGGCTCATGccatgcgccgccgcctcctcccaggGACGCCGCATTGCGCACGCCTTTGCATGGCGTGGACGCTGGCGTGGTGACGGTCAAGGCCAGCTACAAAGGGGACATCATCAGGTTCAGGGTGCCAAGCTCTGCAGGCGTAGCGACGGTGAAGCGGGAGGTGGCTAAGAGGCTGGGGCTGGAGGCCAGCGAGTTCGACGTCAAGTACCTGGACGATGACAACGAGTGGGTGCTCTTGTCCTGCGACGCCGACTTCCAGGAGTGCCTCGACGTCGTCCCGGCATTGTCGGGAACGTCAACATCGTCTGGCTCCGGTGCGGCTCAGCCGGTGATCAGGTTGATGGTGCAGGAGTTGGCTGAAATCGATGGCAGCTCCTGTGGCAGCTCAGATTAGTCACAGAAAATAGAGCCTTGGCCCTTGGCGCTTGACCGCCCTAACATCTTTATgatatctttgcaaataacgaagcattactCTCTTCTACGTGttcttttcttcagcttatcatgAGGACCAACTATGGTTTTCTCCTTATCGCGAGAGGAACGATAATCGCCCTCACCATCACCATTATCTCCAACAGCAGAAGCTATCTCTATGTATCACAATtaatttagctcatatttgcaaataactaaactatgaACCCATTATATTTTTTCCTCACAATTTAATTAGCTcgaacataacatataaatgaaaagtttctccattatagcttattctaaaaatgactaattgcatacctctatttcatcttattatctttatgtaccacaatttatctcgctcatatttgtaaatgactaaaatatgaacaaattatatttttcccataatttattaagcttatatttgtaaaggagtaaactatgaaattattcctctaacctcatatcaatttctttgactaatacgaaacatatcatccaaaaaattgtagcttattctaaaaatcataaatatgagctctaaataacacacacatataaataaaaaatttctccattgtatcttattctaaaaatcacaattTACTCtaactctaaagcataaaacttagtatactaaccatgtatcaagggaggatgaagtttctaacctttagaacatttgaatgagtgaaatcctcacgaaatggtcaaaaatccggtagcacctcccctatttcgctatgaatggatgaagcccgagctggaggaaatagcttgggcaggaggaagaagacgcctgatttataggaggaaaattagtaccgggtggtggctttacccggtactaaaagcccTTAGgtatattagtaccgggtggaggctccacccgatactaataggtgaccttttgtaccggttggagcccccaaccggtactaaagggggtcacaggGGGCTCCTGAGGAACTAGCCATTAGATCagatactaatgctcacatcaGTATCAGGTCAaaaactaaccggtactaagggttagaaccaatgctcagtttttcagtAGTACAATGTTCCTTACAAGCATTTTGTAGAGCTTTCACTGATCCGTGTCGCCACTGGACCTCGGAAAAATTCAAGCCAAAAGCTGGAGCATACATACTGTTGTAGTTGTTTAGATGGTATAGACCCAGGGCACTAAAAGAATTGGTCAGTGTGATCTAGTACTAGTCGTGTGTGTGTTACAGTAAAGAACAAACTGATGCAACTGGAGGCTTGCTTTGCACAAAATACTGATTTCTTGCTTGGCACTTGGCAGGCAGATATGCTAGAAGAGGAGGAAAATATGCTACTCCACATCTAGAGCATTGTTCTATACTTCTGCGTCATCCCCTTGGCAGCGATGGGATATTCAGGTGACAATCTCCAGGCCCCATCCAACCAAGAACCTGATCTCGTACCTTCAGGGGGCACACAATCAGTTAATTTACATGAAGGCACACGAGTTTATCTACGTGAAGAACTGAACTTACcagcatgaaaaaaaaactgataaaACTAACCTTCCAGGTCTTATCTTCAGAGTCGCAGAGAATCTTGCGTAGTCACCTGGATACTCCATGCACACTGCCTCACCCTGGGAACATCCATAATTTGCACATTCTATGTGGAAACATGCATCAGCACACTGCGCAAGAACTAAGCAAAAGAGACAACGGGGACAATAGCAGACACATGACAATGTAATGTCCAACTATGGTCTCCGGAGGCACCGGTGCATTGTGGAACTctaaggcgtgacagtaatgtgatGTCCAACGAAGATCTCCAGAGGCACCGGTGCATAGTGGAACTCTTAAGGcatgacagtaatgtgaagagaggcagatgAAAATCAAAATTGACATCGGAAGAGGCAACAAAAGGTGATTTGAAGAGATGAAATATACCCAAGATTTAGCCTTGAATAGAAGTGCTTGGAGCTATTCATGTGCCAGAATCCTGCTTTGTGACTCTTGTTgagtttcaactctagcctacccaaCTTATTTGGGACTGAAAGTCTATattgttattgttattgttgATTGCGTGAAAAAATTTAACAGACTTTTGTTCCTATACTGTGAGAGGAAAAAACATGTTTATCTCAGCCATGCCAACCTAGTATACAGAAAATGTTTACCTCTGGAGTTTGGCCAGAGGTGTGATGCTGGCTACAATTTCTTCGACTTCAAGCCATATCAGTTTGAATGTTTTGTTAGGCAAGCTCGCTTTCGAATACGCTATAAATTAAAAGACTGGTTCTGCGCTAGTTACGTGAgttcttttacggtacacaatctATCTATGCTATATTAATTTTCGAAAAGAACTAGTATGAAAACATACGATGGTTAAGATTAATTACATACTACTAAAATCTTCACCTGTGATATGGGTAGTATACacgagtagtataggtagtataagggcATTAGGGTAAAAAATGCAAATAACATCactataatttttatttttgacacaagttccattccatttgaaatatcacatcttacaatataataattactaaattatctaTAATAATGAACAATTATATATAATAATGAACAATTATACCTTATAGATACTATATATTTcggaaaaaaattataaatactATATACCACtgagtagtactccctccatcccaaattactattcgtttcggcttttctagatacatagcttttgctacgtaaTCCATATCAAAAGTTTTACATTTAGAAAgtccaaaataaatagtaatttgggacggagagagtattaTTGTGTATCGTAAAAGAGCTCGCTTTATTCAAAGCGtgggagaattttttttaaaaaaatcttttcGGACATTTGACTCGATGGCATTCTTCGAACAGCTTCAGCATATGATTGTATATTAGATTACGGCGCTGCTAGCGCTCAGACATCCAATGTGAAATTTCGCATCGGATGGTCCATTGCAACGTAGAGAAAGGGAGCCTGCAAAGTCAACCTTTACCATCTGCAACATAAAAGACAACAACTGATGACTAGCATCCAATCCTAGAGATTTTAAGGAAAAAATTCCCACGCAATAAATTTGGTGATGTTTCGTGCAACATCTTATCCAAATCTCCATTTTTAGTTAAAAGATGGTAACTCCGTGAACTAGCTAATGAAACATCCAAAAACACTTTATGCAACATTAAAAATATTTGTTTGCAACATCTAAAAAAAGTCTGGCATTTGAGATCGATTTTTGCAACAATAGCGCACAGTAACCCCAACATCTCAAATCATCCATTGCAACATCAAACCAGACTCATCGAAGCGCTCGCTGGGTGTGGAGCGCATCAGCTACCGAGGTCGAGATTGAGCTCACCGGTGGGTAGCGCTTCAATTCACCGATGGAGCTGTTGATGGGCATGAGCTCTCGCTGCTCCGCTGCACCATCCCGTTGAGCAGCACGCGGAGGAGCTCGTTGGCGCAATTGACATGAGCGTGAGGCATGCTAGCTTGGCGTGACCGACGGCACTGCAGCTATGGCATTGAGGGAAGTACCCACCGCTCGCTGCTCAACCTCCATGGGCTGCTTGCCGCGACTGCCGGTGCGCCCTGCGCGGTGGTGCTCGCGGAGGCCACTGGTGTGCTGCCCAACGAAGAAGAatggagaaagagagagaatggTTGGGGAAGAAAGCACAGGAAGAGAATGGATAAGGTTTATGGTGCTCACATGGAAAAAGGAAGTGCTAGGGATGAAAGCGGTCAGGAACAGTCGGGAAAACACCTTGACCATTCccgctcctgcattttttagccgGGAACGGGAGCAGGAACGGGAAAGCCGGATGGGAAAGCGAATTCGATATTACGGGATATCGGGAACGGAATATTTCGATCGGGAACATATCGattacgattgggaatcgatAACACAAAACGGGAACATCGATGCATGTAACCACTTCAAATAGTTAGCTCGACGCAACAATTGCAACCACGCATAATCCATATGCAAAAAAATGAACAATACGCAGGTAAGATCATAAGATATAAAGATCATAGTCTCAGTATACATCACATATGTGCATCACAAAGCCACATAGGCACGCATAGGCGAACCAGGCAAGGCAATCACACACAGCGGCATAGGGGCACAACCAGACAACCTAACAATTCCACTTCCAGTTCCAGACTTCAGTGAAGCAAAAGCAATGACCGGCAGCCCCCAGACAAGGCAACAACCAAGCTAATagatcacaactcacaagtaacaagtccaaattaaaaaaaatgccaCATCGGGCAGCTGCCAACAGCCCAACACTCAACAGTCAACAGATGAATATATCATAAGCAGAAGCAGTCAAGCACGACAGTAACCAAAAGCCTCCAGCAGTAGCAGACAACTCTACATGTCAAAGAAGCACAGATCATCTCCATGTGGCCCATCTACTTCTTCATCACTGTCCGCGACAATCGTCGTCCTACAACAAATAGGAGGCATCAGTCTTACAGTAACAAATAATGTAGCAAAATGACTTAAAGTAGACATTAGAATCTAGATAGTTCTCAATTTTTATACAGAAACTTGAGTATATGACAGGAAGCAAAATATGACACAACAGATTTGTAAAGAGACTTGGCACAATTGACAATACCTTAATCTTCAGCTTTGAAGCAAGGGCTTCAATAACTTCAAGATCACCAACAATTGAACCAACCTTCTTATTTGAAAATCAAAGTAAGTCAAGACACATATATCAGCAAACATGGTTATGATAAAATATTGTACAACAACTAAAATTGAGATGCTTTTCTAACCTCTTCTCCTGCAGCAACCCAATCTTTCATGCATATCAAAGCTTCAACCATTTTACGGTCAAGGTGTCTACGGAAAGGACCAACAACATGTCCACTAATGCTAAAAGCAGATTTAGAAGCGACAGTTAAGACTTGTACAGCCAGCAAATCACAAGCTATTTTTGAAAGAATAGGATACTCATCGGTCTGGTTCTTCCACCATGCCAGGATATCAATCTGACCACTGAGACTCAGAGGTGGATCTGCCATGTACTTCTCCAGCTCATTCATATCATCAGCATCATGCCCACTAGACTCATATAAGAAGTTCTCTAGTTTATCGTCTCCATTGTCCACTAATAGGTCAGCTGTATCTATATCCTTAGCATCATTTGACCCACTTTTAGGCCTCGAAGATGAAGGTGCAGCAGTAGCATAGAACTGGTACAGTTTCTTGATGACATCATCAAGTTCATCAACATGAGCTTGAGAAGAGATGTCATGGAATTTTCTCATGTAGAACTCTATATGCCTTTTCTTATATCTAGGATCTAGGAACTTGAGAAGAGTTGTCTGCTACTGCTGGAGGCTTTTGGTTACATGCAGATGATCTGGGCTTCTTTAACATGTAGAGTTGACATGTAGGTGGTGTTAGATGGATCTTAAAAGGGATGCTAACAATGGCTACTTCCATGGGTTTGCCAACGGAAGGAACAAGAAATGCTCTATATTCTCACTAGAAGAGGGTGACAGAGAGATTAGAGGTGCAACAAAACCATCTGGAGAACTATTATAAGGAATTTTTTGGATAAGAGAAGGAGGGTGTCATTAGACTAAATGAAAACTTTTGGTCTCAAAAAGGGAGGCTTACAGAGGAGGAGGCACAGGAACTAGTAAAACCGTTTACTAtgcaagaacttgaagaagcTTTGAAAGACATGGACCCAAATTCGTCATTGGGACCTGATGGCTTACCTGTAGGCTTCTATAGAAAATTCTGGCATGATATCAAGGAAGTCGTGCTAGAAATGTTTCAAGATCTACGTAGAGGGGACCTCAATCTTAGCAGGCTCAATTATGGGATGATCTCCCTGATCCCAAAATTAAAGGATGCAAACAACATCAAGCAATATAGGCTGATCTGTCTTCTCAATGTGGACTACAAATGGTTTACAAAGGTACTAACAATGAGTCTTATGCCCTTCGCGGAGAGCTTAATTAGTAAGACCCAGACAGCTTTCATCCTAGGAAGATTTATTTTAGACTGTGTAGTTATTCTGCATGAAGTGCTACATGAATTAAGAGTGAGGAAACTTAAGGGTGTTATTCTGAAATTGGACTTTGAAAAGGCCTACGACAAAGTACATCGGAGCTTTATGATGGATGTTTTACGGAAGAAGTGACATGCCGGTGGGCTAGCACCTTGGTGATGAGCGATTGACAACACGGTGTGCGTGTGACATGTCTCTTGGTAGgttgtggttgcaggtgacAGGTGGAGACAAGGTACATGCGACGACGTGTGAAGAACGAAGATAGGATGCCGCGTTGAAAAACCGCGGGGGCGGAGAAGAGTGGATCGAGGCTTGCGTTCGAGGGACAGGCGATCGTACGGTGTACGTCTACTGTACCTGGCTACACGGCGGGAGGACGTCGAGGGAGGTTTCCGGATTATGCCACAAAATCCGGGGTTCGCTGGTTGAGCCACAAAGCCATGCATCGTACCGGGACGCCCGTGCGGCAGGCGTTGGCCGAAGATGGAAATTCCGACGATCGCGATACGATTTCGGATGGTCGTGCGGCGACATCGCGAAGATCACGTCGTAGAGATGGAGGGATTGCGGACATCGCGGAATTTACCATGGAGGACGTAATTGGAATTTACGCCCCTACGTTAGATTTATTTAGCGTAGGGGGTTATGTGTAAATAGGTCGTGCCACCCTAAGGATATAAATATGTGGCACCTAGGGTTGAGAGGGCTCTCTTGCTTTCTCGCTTTTTGGTCTAGCCTAGGGTTTCAATACTAGCGAGGGATTTTTGTTGATCTCTCCAATTAAGAGAGGGAGGACGATCGGGCGGAGGCTAGATGCACTTTTGTAGAATAATTACACTTTAATCATTCGTCCTTGTGATTTGTTCTTTGTTCGTGTGAGATCCGATTTTCCTCCGTTCCCTTTGTTTTCGTTGTTTGCGCCGCCGGTTTGGTTGTTCCCTTTTTGCTGTTTAGGGACGCATCGTTGCGGGAGGACAAGGTCTGCTCCTGGCGGTCAGCCAAGGCTCGCAGCGTCGCACCAGGGCCGGCCGCCGATGAGCTCGTACGATTAGTCCGTACGCTGCCTGCTCTACTGAAGCGCACGTCTCTGGATCTTGCTGTGTGTGCCCCGTACAAGGGAGGTGACCGGCCAGGAACAACGTTCTGCTTCCGAACAGCGCACGCATGCGCCTGCAGGTGACTTGCAGGTCGTGTCTCTGCTTTGCAAATTTCCTTCTCATTAGCACTTTCAATATTACACATTAATATTGTTTCTAGAAACATCACTCACGCATGCACCAGGGAAGGTGAGGTCACTTTCTAGGAACAGTAAACAACCTTTTTGCAACCATGTGCTCTTTTGTTTAATATTTTGTTTAGTGGGTCTTTATCACGTGATTTAGCTTTTTGCTTACCCCTGTCTTTTTATCTGTGTTGGAAATTGCAAATAAATTTTATTCTGATTTTACTCAAATTGCTTCCGCGAATTTTtgtgaggctcccattcaccccccctctggtcgccagtttcggtccttcaattggtatcagagccaggtTAAGGTTTTCTATATCTTAATCGGTTACGAAAACCATGGCGACCGCCGAAAAATACAATACACGCGCTCCGCATTTTGATGGTACTGATTATGACTATTGGCAGTCGCGTATGAAAGCTTATTTAAAGGGGAAGGGGATGAATCTGTGGAGGATCACACAAAACTCTACATATGTGATTCCTGCAGAGGACCCTACTGATCCTGTTGCTGTTGCTCTTCTTGAGGCAAATAACCGGGTAGTTGATATTTTGCAAGCTTCTCTTTGTAAGCCCGAGTATGATCGTATTTCCAGTGAGGAGCTAGCCTTTCAGATTTGGGATAAGTTAAAGAAATATCATGAAGGCTCCAACGCTGTGAAAACACGAAAATTCGAAATTCACAGAAAAGAGTTTGATGCTTTTTCTCAATTGCCTAGTGAATCCATTGAAGATCTTTTTGCAAGGTTTCAAGTGATTGTAAACAAAATGAAAGCCCTTAATAAGGATATGCCTTATGATGACCATGTAAGGGCTCTCAGATTGTTGCATTCACTTACTGATGAGTGGGATATGAAAGTAGAGGCGATCGTTGAGTCCGCTGGCTATGAGACTCTTACCACTGATGAGCTTTTCAGTAAGCTCAAATCAAAAGAGATTGATGTCCTCTCCAAGCGCAAATTGAAAAATCCCACCGATGTTTCTTCTTCTAATGTTCCTATGGCTTTGGTTTCTGGGAGTAAGACTAACATTAACACTAATCCAGTTTCTCCCAGCTTTGCTTTGTCATCTTTATGTCATGTTGCAGATGATGAGTTGGAGGCGCTAGATGATGATCAGTTGGTGCTGCTCTCCAACAAATTCAAGAGAGTCTATGAGAACCGACGCAACAGAAGACGCTCAGAAGGATGTTTCAGCTGTGGTGAGCAAGGCCACTTTGCTGCTGATTGCCCGAACAAGATGAGAACATTTGAGCAGGGCAACAACTCCAGGCGCCAGGAACAATCaagggaggagaagaagaagaagaagggtgaCAGGCGCATGAAGAAGAATGGCCAGAAGTACACtgataaacaaataaaaaaggctgcacatgttttgttttcttctcttgGTGGTTTTGTTTCAGATGCCTCTTCGAACTCGAGTGATTCAGACTCCGAGGATGAGCTGCCCAAAAAGAAAACTGACGGACTCTGCTTCCTCGCCGACATCAAGGGAGGGATGTGCACCATGGCCTTGGATGACGATGTGGCTTCTGATCGCAGCGACAACTCTTCTGACAATGAGGTACAAAATtcagcagaagaagaaattaaagaaTTGACAAAAATTGTtgataaacaaaataaaatttagCAAAACTTAAGGCTGAGTATGATAGAGTCAATTCTGAATTAAAAGTCTTAAAAGATGCTACTCCTGCTGAAGTAGAATGTGAAGAGTGCTCTGCGCATATGGTTTCACTTTCTGAGTTGCAATCTAAGTATGCCTCCATTGTTGATAAATTTGAAAATGCTAAGTTTGAGTTGGAAAAACTTCACTCTGGTTCTGCTTTACTTGGTGCTTGTGTTTCTTGTCCAATCCTGCAATCTGAATTGAATCTTGCTAAATCTCGTATTACTGAGTTGGAGAAACATTCTTGTCCTATTTTGCCTCCCTGTTTGACTTGCACTACTTTTGTTGCTGAAAATAATGATTTGAGGGTAAAGTTTTCTGCtttggaagaagaaaataaacatTTGAGAGTGATTCTTGGTTGGTGCTCTATTCGTGAACCTCAAATTGGTATGTCTATTGCTCAAATTAAACGGGGTGAGCGTTTTGGACCTGGATACGATTTGAAACATGTTTTTGGTGAAAAGAGTGGACCTCCTGTGGATGAAAATAATCCACCTTTGGCTAAGTACACTGGACCACCTCCTAGGAAAGAGGGTCCAGGTGTCACATCTGAGGGGTTGTTAGTTGAACCATCCATATCGGTTCCTAAAAAGCAGGTTTGGGTGCCTAAACCTAAACACTTCAATGTTGCACAGAATGTTAAGCCATCTGATTTGCCATGTGTTCACGCTGCTATGCCTAAGCCTAAATTTGTTGCTTCTGGTTCTAAGGCTAAGGTTTCTTTTGCTCCTTCACATAAGCATTACCATTGTGAATTTTGTGTTCGTGATGGTCATCTCTATGAGTTTTGCTTCCGTCGGAAGCGTGCTGAGAGACGTGAGCAGTACCCTGCACATGGTACTCATGATCGTCCTGTTTTGGGTCGTGAGCTTGCTGGTCGATCTTTTGGTTTTCGTTCGCGTACTCGTGCTCGTGCACCACGTTGGAATGACAGGCTACATTTTCCCCCTCGTGGTTCTCGTCATTCTTTCGAGAGTTTTGATTTTGCTAATGCCTCTTTTGAGCAAGTGGCCCAGCACTGGTTTTCTCTGCATTAtcctaaccccagtgttgagtcattaGCTCACTCTTATGCTCTTTGTTGACTGCAGGATGGAGGCGAGGAGAACATATGGATAATGGATTCCGGTTGTTCGCGGCACATGATCGGAGATgacagatggttctccagcctcacccccgCGAGTGGTAAAGAACATATTACATTCGGGGATAATAGTAAAGGTAAGGTTTTGGCGCATGGCTGCATCAATGTATCTGAAAAATTCATGCTAAAGGATGTCGCGAAGGTACAAAATTTGCATTATAATCTGCTTTCTGTCTCGCAACTTCTTGAAGATGATTTTGAAGTGCGTTTTAAGAAAGGCAATTCACGAGTTCTTGATTCTGCTGGTGACCTTGTTTGCAAGATTTCTCCCTTTGGACGAGTTTTTAAggttgatttttctaaatcttTTGGACAGACTCGTTGTTTGGTTGCTCATGATTCCCCTGATATTTGGAAGTTGCATCGTCACTTGGGCCAcctgagctttgatttgctttgccGCTTGAGTTCCATGAATTTAATTGCTGGTTTACCGAAACTCAAATTTGAGAAGGATTTGGTTTGTGCTCCCTGCAAACATGGAAAAATGGTTGCTGCTTCTCATGCACCTGTGACTCAGGTGATGACAAGATGACCGGGTGAGCTGTTacatatggacactgttggtccagcCCGTGTTCGGTCCgctggtgggaagtggtatgtgctcgTCGTTGTGGACGATTTTTCTCGATATTCATGGGTGTTCTTTttggaatctaaggatgaggcttTTTCACATGTTCATGATCTTGTTCTGAAGCTGAAAAACGAGTTGTCAAATAATGCCGTTAGAGCAATTCGCAGTGACAACGGAACGGAATTCAAGAATTCTCGTATGAAAGCTTTTTGTTCAGAACAAGGTTTAGATCACCAGTTTTCCTCACCTTACGTTCCTTcccagaatggtgttgttgagcGTAAAAATCGTACGCTTGTTGAGATGGCTAGGACAA
Proteins encoded in this window:
- the LOC117852558 gene encoding protein NLP6 isoform X1, with the translated sequence MVVGMEVEVDVDGVLQRFDFRLDRGDDGHGRGSDPCASDRSRSGGGGAEGKEVGGGGAVKERIARALRIYKEAAGDGGGALVQVWAPARDGGRRVLATRGQPFVLAPPQCHRLFQYRTVSLTHAFPVGGAGVPGERGLPGRVFDAGAPEWTPNVQYYGTGEYARISYALIYDIQAALALPILEPATGSCVAVIELVTTSPRIRFADEVDKLSKALQEVALRGSEICRPAPEVCNDDAAEMAMSEVSDILTTVGEAHKLPLAQAWVRCKRCSSSTDDHASLTAAGTPFYLADADQRLLGFREDCVEHHLRPGRGGVVEEAAAARGPRFCADVTKYSMDVYPLAHHARFCGLAGCLAVCVQLRRDGDDASMDDSSREGCVLEFFLPLDCRDGTEQKAAADAIAATITEHFGNGHLKATVISGLEDLSFEIDADGDCVLRPDPVIMADAPEFELNDHGGDERDSDEEGLHLAAAVGTADIEAPKMNSGDQNGGEDPRSQVGEKKKKTKRKNEKTVSLEVLQRYFSGSLKDAARSLGVCPTTMKRICRQHGISRWPFRKIAKANRSLDKIKRVFESVPGSSNPMAASTPAATASHQAPAVATARGDHALPCLSSALGVASSQGSCHAPPPPPRDAALRTPLHGVDAGVVTVKASYKGDIIRFRVPSSAGVATVKREVAKRLGLEASEFDVKYLDDDNEWVLLSCDADFQECLDVVPALSGTSTSSGSGAAQPVIRLMVQELAEIDGSSCGSSD
- the LOC117852558 gene encoding protein NLP6 isoform X2, which translates into the protein MVVGMEVEVDVDGVLQRFDFRLDRGDDGHGRGSDPCASDRSRSGGGGAEGKEVGGGGAVKERIARALRIYKEAAGDGGGALVQVWAPARDGGRRVLATRGQPFVLAPPQCHRLFQYRTVSLTHAFPVGGAGVPGERGLPGRVFDAGAPEWTPNVQYYGTGEYARISYALIYDIQAALALPILEPATGSCVAVIELVTTSPRIRFADEVDKLSKALQEVALRGSEICRPAPEAWVRCKRCSSSTDDHASLTAAGTPFYLADADQRLLGFREDCVEHHLRPGRGGVVEEAAAARGPRFCADVTKYSMDVYPLAHHARFCGLAGCLAVCVQLRRDGDDASMDDSSREGCVLEFFLPLDCRDGTEQKAAADAIAATITEHFGNGHLKATVISGLEDLSFEIDADGDCVLRPDPVIMADAPEFELNDHGGDERDSDEEGLHLAAAVGTADIEAPKMNSGDQNGGEDPRSQVGEKKKKTKRKNEKTVSLEVLQRYFSGSLKDAARSLGVCPTTMKRICRQHGISRWPFRKIAKANRSLDKIKRVFESVPGSSNPMAASTPAATASHQAPAVATARGDHALPCLSSALGVASSQGSCHAPPPPPRDAALRTPLHGVDAGVVTVKASYKGDIIRFRVPSSAGVATVKREVAKRLGLEASEFDVKYLDDDNEWVLLSCDADFQECLDVVPALSGTSTSSGSGAAQPVIRLMVQELAEIDGSSCGSSD